The Lycium barbarum isolate Lr01 chromosome 12, ASM1917538v2, whole genome shotgun sequence genome includes a region encoding these proteins:
- the LOC132625160 gene encoding protein MALE DISCOVERER 2-like has product MVLQTMGGRWNTYGIKLSYLALLIIVLEIRGCCSLNSEGLALLRFRVKVDADPYGILENWNRDHCDPCMWSGVQCKDGKVQILDLRGYSLKAKLAPELGNLTHLKSLVLSENRLFGAIPKEFGRFRMLEVLDLRDNNLSGRVPAVIGDLQSLRSLLICDNNFEGKIPLEIGKLRQLSELQFDDYLTSGVAAGTGCINRKFGHCIWHGSLRPFKTIGSFIRPTKGMLIWYFSFFTLFPRFLDAHADFCSDLPSSPMLHIIHAVENQANIERRKLVEQPSNLAAAPANGGKPLGLVIPVPSSRSSGSFRAVPNTEGTPPPPLTIPSRTTPQHHQPPNPGGHSNDAAKRPTPSQSPRGGKSGSTWKYIGIGTGAFLAAIFVCLIFICKSKAARTIGPWKTGLSGQLQKAFITGVPKLNRPELVTACEDFSNIVWNQDTFTVYKGTLSSGVEIGVLSTAINSLKDWSKRSELAFRKKIDSLSRINHKNFINLIGYCEEDEPFTRMMVFEYVTNGTLFEHLHDEELEPLDWPARMRAIMGTAYCLEYMHNLNPPLSHSDVNSHSIFFTDDYAAKIAELAFWSEIMVKSKSASGDLENSELPPLADPETNVYSFGILLLEVISGKSPYSERESLLSWAQQCLNDRQNLSSLVDPKLKSFKNNELMIICEVIRGCLQEDPRKRPTIKEVITKLREAIDIPPDAAVPRLSPLWWAELEILSSEAA; this is encoded by the exons ATGGTTCTTCAAACCATGGGGGGTAGATGGAACACTTATGGAATCAAGTTATCATATCTTGCTCTGTTGATTATCGTTTTGGAGATTCGTGGTTGTTGTTCTCTTAATTCGGAAG GATTGGCATTACTGAGATTCCGCGTGAAAGTGGATGCTGATCCGTATGGCATTCTTGAAAATTGGAATCGAGATCATTGTGACCCGTGCATGTGGTCTGGTGTCCAGTGTAAGGATGGTAAAGTGCAAATACT GGACCTTCGTGGATATTCGTTGAAAGCAAAACTCGCACCAGAACTTGGAAATCTCACTCACTTAAAATCACT TGTGCTTTCTGAAAACCGTCTTTTTGGTGCTATTCCTAAAGAATTTGGACGATTCAGAATGCTGGAAGTGCTTGACTTGAGGGATAACAATTTGAGTGGAAGAGTTCCAGCAGTAATAGGAGACTTGCAATCACTTAGAAGTTT GTTGATTTGTGACAATAACTTCGAAGGGAAGATTCCTTTGGAAATAGGGAAGCTTCGTCAGCTCTCAGAACTGCAATTTGATGATTACCTCACCTCTGGTGTTGCTGCTGGAACTGGCTGtataaatagaaaatttgggCATTG CATCTGGCATGGCAGTTTGAGGCCATTTAAGACCATAGGCTCCTTTATCAGACCAACTAAAGGGATGCTAATATGGTATTTTAGTTTCTTCACACT GTTCCCGCGTTTTTTGGATGCTCATGCAGACTTCTGCTCTGACCTACCAA GTTCGCCTATGCTTCACATTATCCATGCTGTAGAGAACCAAGCAAACATTGAACGCCGTAAGTTAGTTGAACAGCCCAGTAACCTTGCTGCTGCTCCTGCTAATGGAGGGAAACCATTAGGACTTGTTATTCCTGTGCCGAGCAGCAGAAGTAGTGGTTCATTTCGTGCTGTGCCAAATACTGAAGGAACTCCTCCTCCTCCTCTGACTATACCATCACGGACCACACCTCAACATCATCAGCCTCCAAATCCTGGGGGACACTCTAATGATGCTGCTAAACGGCCAACTCCTAGTCAATCCCCACGTGGTGGAAAGTCTGGAAGTACATGGAAGTATATAGGAATCGGCACTGGGGCTTTTCTGGCTGCAATTTTTGTGTGTCTGATATTCATCTGCAAGAGCAAAGCTGCGCGAACAATAGGCCCTTGGAAGACTGGATTGAGTGGACAGCTGCAGAAAGCATTTATTACAG GGGTCCCAAAACTAAACAGGCCCGAGCTAGTAACTGCATGCGAGGATTTTAGTAATATTGTTTGGAATCAAGATACATTTACAGTATACAAGGGAACTCTATCCAGTGGAGTAGAGATTGGTGTTTTGTCAACTGCTATAAATTCTCTGAAAGATTGGTCCAAGCGTTCTGAATTGGCCTTCAGGAAGAAG ATTGATTCACTCTCAAGGATAAATCACAAGAATTTTATTAATCTAATTGGATACTGTGAGGAAGATGAACCTTTCACAAGGATGATGGTCTTTGAGTATGTAACGAATGGAACACTTTTCGAGCATCTCCATG ATGAAGAACTTGAGCCTCTTGACTGGCCTGCAAGGATGCGAGCTATAATGGGGACAGCATATTGTCTTGAGTACATGCACAATTTGAATCCCCCGTTGTCGCATTCTGATGTGAATTCACACTCCATATTTTTTACAGACGATTATGCTGCTAAG ATAGCAGAGCTTGCTTTCTGGTCAGAAATAATGGTCAAGTCAAAGTCAGCCAGTGGTGATTTAGAAAACTCTGAGCTGCCACCACTTGCTGATCCCGAAACAAATGTCTATAGTTTTGGGATTTTGTTGCTGGAAGTAATATCTGGAAAGTCACCTTACTCGGAACGAGAGTCTCTTCTGAGCTGG GCGCAACAATGCCTTAATGACCGACAGAATCTGAGCAGCTTGGTTGATCCAAAATTGAAGTCCTTCAAGAATAATGAACTGATGATTATCTGTGAGGTAATTAGAGGTTGTCTTCAAGAAGATCCAAGGAAGAGACCAACAATAAAAGAAGTCATTACAAAGCTAAGGGAAGCGATTGACATTCCACCCGATGCTGCAGTTCCAAGGCTATCTCCCCTCTGGTGGGCTGAACTCGAGATTCTATCCTCTGAGGCAGCTTAA
- the LOC132625161 gene encoding uncharacterized protein LOC132625161 — MFTSDKWMISRWYKLPKGKSVAHTVLMTTFWNQAVYILKIMGPLVKVLRLADNEKKPVMGYIYEAMDRAKEAIAKAFEGNIAKYKDIFKIIDERWQCQLHYPLHAAGHYLNPEFFYQNPAIENCTEVTDGLYACIEKLVASTEVQDKIMSEIPVYTKAEQQFGLPIAKRSRTTRSPVEWWNLYGNSAPHLQKLAIRILGLTASAAGCERNWSVFEYIHTKKRNRLEHQRLNDLVYVKYNRALKARYDLRSVIDPISLDNIDHSNEWLVGRMGVNLEAEDELVFGDDSLTWGDVARASGSEDVLT, encoded by the exons ATGTTTACATCTGACAAATGGATGATTAGTAGATGGTATAAGTTACCAAAGGGAAAATCTGTAGCTCATACCGTCTTGATGACAACATTCTGGAACCAGGCTGTGTATATTTTGAAAATCATGGGGCCTCTTGTTAAAGTGTTGCGATTAGCTGATAATGAGAAAAAACCCGTAATGGGGTACATTTATGAAGCCATGGATAGAGCTAAGGAGGCTATTGCAAAGGCATTTGAAGGGAATATTGCAAAGTACAAAGATATCTTTAAGATTATTGATGAAAGATGGCAATGCCAATTGCATTATCCATTACATGCAGCTGGACATTATCTAAATCCAGAGTTCTTCTATCAAAATCCAGCTATTGAAAATTGTACAGAAGTAACAGATGGGTTGTATGCTTGTATTGAAAAATTGGTTGCAAGCACTGAAGTTCAAGACAAGATTATGTCGGAGATACCAGTGTACACTAAAGCTGAACAACAATTTGGCCTTCCGATTGCAAAAAGATCTAGAACAACAAGATCTCCTG TTGAATGGTGGAATTTATATGGTAATTCGGCTCCTcatctccaaaaattagctattAGAATTTTGGGTTTAACGGCTAGTGCTGCTGGATGCGAGCGTAATTGGAGCGTATTTGAGTAT ATCCATACCAAAAAAAGGAACAGACTGGAGCACCAAAGATTGAATGATCTGGTGTATGTCAAGTACAATCGAGCTTTAAAAGCCCGTTATGACTTGCGGAGTGTTATTGATCCAATCTCTTTGGATAACATTGACCATAGTAATGAGTGGTTGGTTGGGAGGATGGGCGTTAATCTGGAAGCAGAAGATGAGTTGGTATTTGGTGATGATAGCTTGACTTGGGGTGATGTTGCAAGAGCGTCGGGTAGTGAGGACGTCTTGACATAA
- the LOC132622475 gene encoding receptor kinase-like protein Xa21: MQLARLWRLWLCLQGNLCKWDGLGNQSVNLQIEGAFKSFDSECEVLRNLRHTNLTKVITSCTNLDFKALLLEYMPNGSLEQWLHSDGYFLNMIQRLDIMIDVASALEYLHHGYVTIVVHSDLKPSNVLLDERLVGYVSDFGQAKLLGEGESIAHTKTLATMGYIAPEYGTVGLVSRRCDVYSYGIMVMETFTRKRPYDEMFKENLSIRSWVYNSLRAAPEEIIDVTLMEPEEIDFQKRLLCVSSILELALHCTTETPNERLNMKEVLAIIKKIKLEFLRK, from the exons ATGCAACTTGCTAGGCTCTGGAggttatggctctgtttacaagGGAATCTTTGCAAATGGGATGGTTTGGGCAATCAAAGTGTTAATTTACAGATTGAAGGTGCATTCAAGAGTTTTGATTCTGAATGCGAAGTTTTACGCAACCTTCGCCATACGAATCTTACCAAAGTTATCACCAGTTGTACTAACTTGGATTTTAAAGCTTTACTTCTAGAGTACATGCCCAATGGAAGCCTGGAGCAGTGGTTACATTCTGATGGTTACTTCTTGAATATGATCCAAAGATTAGACATAATGATCGATGTTGCATCTGCTTTGGAATATCTCCATCATGGTTATGTAACAATTGTTGTACATAGTGACTTGAAGCCTAGCAATGTCTTGCTAGATGAAAGGTTGGTTGGATATGTGAGTGACTTTGGCCAGGCGAAGTTATTAGGAGAAGGGGAATCTATTGCTCATACTAAAACACTTGCAACGATGGGCTACATCGCACCGG AGTACGGAACAGTAGGATTAGTTTCTAGAAGATGTGATGTGTATAGCTATGGGATAATGGTCATGGAGACTTTCACAAGAAAAAGGCCATATGATGAAATGTTTAAAGAAAATTTGAGCATAAGAAGTTGGGTCTATAATTCACTACGTGCAGCACCGGAGGAGATTATTGATGTCACATTAATGGAACCAGAAGAGATTGATTTCCAGAAAAGGTTGCTTTGTGTGTCCTCTATTTTGGAGTTGGCATTGCATTGTACAACTGAAACTCCCAATGAAAGATTGAACATGAAAGAAGTTCTGGCAATTATCAAGAAGATCAAACTGGAATTCCTTCGCAAATGA
- the LOC132624525 gene encoding LRR receptor-like serine/threonine-protein kinase GSO1 → MANQGGEMQVPTGEPTIVDLMRLLHDMNNKVGRLNSQMDHLNSQLDHLESRIEIVECKEKRRKERDWFETHGTTYVQSVIPREIGNLHKLEKLFMYSNNIDGVIPSSISNSSNLKELYLYENKLSGQIPNSLGDLRQLENLDLSSNTLTGVIPGEMGNLYKLKILSMGDNKLSGYIPEEMGNLYKLEILFIDDNKLSGSIPEEIFNISALRVMSLEFNNLSGCLPSAPGYWPTNLEKLFLGGNNIGGVIPSSISNSSNLKGLHLANNKLSGKIPNSLGDLRQLEDLRLFNNNLWSPHLSILTSLVNCRSLTAIVFGDNPLNGVLPHSIGNLSTSLKQFYLYRCEIRGQIPLGIGNLSKLITLSLFGNELTGSVPRTLCNLHNLQRLGLFDNRLSGPLPKCLCKLPELGAVDLSYNQISGPIPYCIGSVTSLRYISLNSNRLTNIPMSLWSLKDLLELNLSNNSLVGSLPPDFGNLNHITFIDLSRNRLSGSIPSIVGDLQYLAYISLAYNELQGSIPESLGKMISLESANLSNNILSGTIPKSLEALRYLKDFNVSFNRLEGEIPIKEKQIATDYTCPIGSFPDRTCLNCCVYVKETCE, encoded by the exons ATGGCTAATCAAGGTGGAGAAATgcaagttcccaccggggaacctACAATTGTTGATTTGATGAGGTTGTTGCATGATATGAACAACAAGGTAGGGAGATTGAATAGTCAAATGGATCACCTGAATAGTCAATTAGATCACCTAGAGAGTAGGATAGAAATCGTGGAATGTAAAGAGAAACGACGAAAAGAGCGTGATTGGTTCGAAACTCACGGAACTACCtatgtacaaa GTGTTATACCCAGAGAGATTGGGAATCTTCACAAATTGGAGAAACTATTTATGTATTCTAATAACATAGATGGAGTCATACCCAGCTCAATTTCCAATTCCTCAAATCTAAAGGAATTATATCTTTACGAAAACAAATTGAGTGGTCAAATTCCGAACTCGTTGGGGGATTTGAGACAGCTTGAAAATTTGGATTTGTCGAGCAATACTTTAACAG GTGTTATACCTGGAGAGATGGGAAATCTTTACAAATTGAAGATACTATCTATGGGTGATAATAAATTAAGTGGTTATATACCGGAAGAGATGGGGAATCTTTACAAATTGGAGATACTATTTATAGATGATAATAAATTAAGTGGTTCCATACCGGAAGAGATCTTCAATATCTCTGCACTAAGAGTGATGTCACTTGAATTCAATAACCTTTCGGGTTGTCTTCCATCCGCTCCAGGCTACTGGCCAACAAACCTAGAGAAATTGTTTCTCGGTGGAAACAACATTGGTGGAGTTATACCCAGCTCAATCTCCAATTCCTCAAATCTAAAGGGATTACATCTCGCTAATAACAAATTGAGTGGCAAAATTCCTAACTCGTTGGGGGATTTGAGACAACTTGAAGATCTGAGATTGTTCAATAATAACTTATGGTCTCCACATCTGAGTATCTTAACTTCATTGGTGAACTGCAGATCTTTAACAGCTATAGTATTTGGGGATAATCCTCTGAATGGTGTTCTTCCACATTCCATTGGTAATCTCTCCACTTCTCTTAAACAATTTTATTTATATCGTTGTGAAATTAGGGGCCAGATACCGTTAGGAATTGGGAATTTAAGTAAATTAATCACTTTGTCCCTATTCGGCAATGAATTGACGGGATCAGTGCCAAGAACATTATGTAATTTACACAATCTTCAACGTTTAGGGCTTTTTGATAATAGGTTAAGTGGACCCTTGCCGAAGTGCCTTTGCAAATTGCCGGAGTTGGGAGCAGTTGATTTGTCATATAATCAAATTTCGGGTCCGATACCGTACTGCATTGGCAGTGTTACCTCTTTGAGATATATTTCTCTAAATTCAAATAGGCTCACTAACATACCCATGAGTCTGTGGAGCCTCAAAGATCTTTTGGAGCTTAACTTGTCAAATAATTCTTTGGTTGGTTCATTGCCTCCTGATTTCGGTAACTTGAATCACATAACATTCATAGATCTGTCAAGGAATCGCCTTTCAGGAAGTATTCCCTCCATAGTTGGAGACTTGCAGTATCTAGCTTATATTTCTTTGGCTTATAATGAGTTGCAAGGATCTATTCCGGAGTCACTCgggaaaatgataagtttggaatCAGCGAATCTATCCAATAACATTCTTTCAGGTACGATTCCAAAATCATTAGAGGCACTTCGATATCTGAAGGATTTCAATGTATCATTCAATAGATTAGAAGGGGAAATCCCAA TCAAAGAGAAGCAAATTGCTACTGATTATACTTGTCCCATTGGGAGCTTCCCTGATAGAACTTGCCTCAATTGTTGTGTTTATGTTAAGGAGACGTGCGAATAG